One bacterium genomic window carries:
- a CDS encoding potassium transporter TrkG, protein MIVLSFLGIILAGTIVLILPLSTVQPGCMNPIDALFTAASATCVTGLIVVDTGTFFSPFGKAVILILIQIGGLGLMTMSTFFLVLLGKRLSLRERLVLEDTMGNVRIRGLKGLLRMVVMTTLLLETAGAAILTWRFHLFHGMELKEALVKGVFHSVSGFCNAGFSLFSDNLMAFGEDWWVTGTVSGLIFLGGIGFLVLFNLINIRFWKRDRTRRGRLRLHSRLALLMSLYLFLGMFVPLLLGEWDNTLSGMPVSEKFSRTVLQALTPRTAGFNTVPVDELRPFNLWITLFMMFVGASPGGTGGGIKTVTFVVLAAAVYALVAQKKEVVIFRRTIPQKVVLESLGIAVIGVMVIFIGCAALLLTEFPNQTVVSSAGHATDLLFETVSAFGTVGLSVGLTPHLTALGKLIVASIIFLGRVGPLAVVLMIGRVAATPGGKIKYPEEMVVVG, encoded by the coding sequence ATGATAGTCCTTTCGTTCCTGGGGATAATCCTGGCGGGGACCATCGTACTCATTCTTCCCCTGTCGACGGTTCAGCCGGGGTGCATGAACCCGATCGACGCTCTGTTTACCGCCGCGTCCGCAACCTGCGTCACCGGTTTGATCGTGGTCGATACCGGGACCTTTTTCTCCCCCTTCGGGAAAGCGGTCATTCTGATCCTTATTCAGATCGGCGGATTGGGCCTGATGACCATGTCCACTTTTTTCCTGGTGCTACTGGGGAAACGACTGAGCCTCCGGGAACGCCTGGTCCTGGAGGATACCATGGGGAACGTCCGGATCCGGGGCCTGAAGGGGCTGTTGCGGATGGTGGTCATGACCACGCTGCTGCTGGAAACCGCGGGAGCGGCGATTCTGACCTGGCGTTTTCACCTTTTTCACGGCATGGAGTTGAAGGAAGCCCTCGTCAAAGGGGTATTCCACTCGGTTTCCGGGTTCTGCAACGCCGGCTTTTCCCTGTTTTCCGACAACCTCATGGCCTTCGGCGAGGACTGGTGGGTCACCGGAACCGTCAGCGGCCTGATCTTCCTCGGCGGGATCGGCTTTCTGGTTCTGTTCAACCTGATCAACATCCGTTTCTGGAAGAGGGACCGGACCCGGAGGGGCAGGCTGCGCCTTCATTCCCGTCTGGCACTGCTGATGAGCCTCTACCTCTTCCTGGGGATGTTCGTTCCTCTCCTGCTCGGAGAATGGGACAACACCCTGTCGGGGATGCCCGTCAGCGAGAAGTTCAGCCGCACGGTGCTGCAGGCGCTGACGCCTCGAACCGCAGGGTTCAACACGGTTCCGGTCGACGAACTCAGGCCCTTCAACCTGTGGATAACTCTTTTCATGATGTTCGTCGGAGCTTCTCCCGGGGGAACGGGCGGGGGGATCAAGACCGTGACGTTCGTCGTTCTGGCCGCCGCCGTTTACGCCCTGGTGGCCCAAAAGAAGGAAGTGGTCATCTTCAGGCGGACCATTCCCCAGAAAGTGGTGCTGGAATCCCTGGGGATAGCCGTTATCGGGGTCATGGTCATTTTTATCGGGTGCGCCGCCCTGCTGCTGACGGAATTTCCCAACCAGACGGTGGTCAGCTCCGCGGGGCACGCCACCGACCTGCTCTTCGAGACCGTTTCAGCCTTCGGAACCGTGGGGCTGTCGGTGGGGCTGACTCCGCATCTGACGGCATTGGGAAAATTGATCGTCGCTTCCATCATCTTTCTGGGACGGGTCGGGCCCCTGGCGGTCGTGCTCATGATCGGCCGGGTGGCGGCGACGCCGGGCGGCAAGATCAAATACCCCGAAGAAATGGTGGTCGTCGGATAA
- a CDS encoding TrkA family potassium uptake protein: MRQFVVIGAGRFGRSVATTLAENGCQVLLLDSDENRVQQMAETVTQAIQLDVTDEKALQSLDLGEMDVGVVAIGSKLEASILATMKLKEMGVKTVVSKAGSMPHKKILARVGADIIVFPERDMGVRTANRLLSPDITDYINISSGYSLVEIRVPEHLVGQTLAEANIRAQYGVDVVAIKRQKPQIEKDGQTGLSEEMEIAPSASEVFAEGDVLVVIGKVKDIETFRMV, from the coding sequence ATGAGGCAATTCGTGGTCATCGGCGCCGGGAGGTTCGGACGGTCGGTGGCGACCACCCTGGCCGAAAACGGGTGTCAGGTTCTCTTGCTGGATTCCGACGAGAACCGGGTCCAACAGATGGCGGAAACGGTCACCCAGGCGATTCAACTGGATGTAACCGATGAAAAAGCCTTGCAGAGCCTCGATTTGGGGGAGATGGACGTGGGGGTGGTGGCCATCGGCAGCAAACTCGAAGCCAGCATTCTGGCGACCATGAAACTCAAGGAGATGGGGGTAAAAACGGTGGTCTCCAAAGCCGGTAGCATGCCCCACAAGAAAATACTGGCCCGGGTCGGGGCCGACATCATCGTCTTTCCGGAACGGGACATGGGCGTGCGCACGGCCAACCGCCTCCTCTCGCCCGACATCACCGACTATATAAATATCTCCTCCGGCTACAGCCTGGTCGAGATCAGGGTACCCGAACACCTGGTCGGGCAAACGCTGGCCGAAGCCAATATCCGGGCGCAATACGGCGTGGATGTGGTGGCGATCAAACGCCAGAAACCTCAAATCGAAAAAGACGGGCAGACCGGGCTCAGCGAAGAGATGGAAATAGCGCCGTCGGCCTCGGAAGTATTCGCCGAGGGCGACGTACTGGTCGTGATCGGCAAGGTCAAGGATATCGAAACCTTCAGGATGGTTTGA
- a CDS encoding tetratricopeptide repeat protein yields the protein MGAEGTGARKERKLRKAFEANPAGAEACLDLGKYYFLKEEFARAGEVYRQGLEHNPDSVGILLNLAVTREAQGRCEDAKKLYLKVLEVDANNQSAQERLERLTSF from the coding sequence ATGGGCGCAGAGGGAACCGGAGCCAGGAAGGAACGCAAGCTGCGTAAAGCGTTCGAAGCGAACCCCGCCGGGGCGGAAGCATGTCTGGATCTGGGGAAATACTACTTTCTCAAGGAAGAGTTCGCCCGCGCCGGAGAGGTATATCGCCAAGGACTGGAGCATAACCCCGACTCCGTCGGCATCCTTCTCAACCTGGCCGTCACCCGGGAAGCACAGGGACGCTGCGAGGACGCCAAGAAACTCTATCTCAAAGTCCTGGAAGTGGACGCCAACAATCAATCCGCCCAAGAACGGTTGGAGCGCCTGACGTCCTTCTAG
- a CDS encoding tetratricopeptide repeat protein produces the protein MRALIWASLLLAVPGEPAAASGQAERTWWALAEEAAGAGDYGRALEYISRLEAVGRRDPGLDRAKNDLLCAEGHRLLRRKNYDGARSLFLEALDRDPTLVGAWKGLGVSAYFRQEMTDSLRAWEKVLALAPGDRDAAEWSKRVRKESRLEGDLDSSRMGNFIFRYETEMPADTVGDLETFLHQAYREVGYDFNYYPDRPVVVILYPPDRFRRLHGTPGWVAGLYDGKIRLPSPGGEGEGEDFKRILWHEYTHVAVHDLSGGKAPIWLQEGLAQYEENKVIPVEGEAGATPADPIPWDRLDASFSFAGSAATVRSAYRQAWSLVSFLIDEYGFWRINSFLERLQSSKTWKEAFADEFLISAEDFEDDWERSR, from the coding sequence ATGAGAGCGTTGATATGGGCAAGCCTGCTGCTGGCGGTTCCCGGCGAGCCGGCGGCCGCTTCCGGGCAAGCCGAACGGACGTGGTGGGCCCTGGCCGAAGAGGCCGCCGGAGCGGGGGATTACGGCCGGGCCTTGGAGTATATCTCCCGTCTGGAGGCCGTCGGCCGGCGCGACCCGGGCCTCGACCGGGCTAAAAACGATCTTCTCTGCGCCGAAGGACACCGCCTGCTCCGACGTAAGAATTACGATGGAGCCCGAAGCCTGTTTCTGGAGGCGCTCGACCGGGACCCGACGCTGGTCGGGGCCTGGAAGGGATTGGGCGTCTCCGCCTATTTCCGGCAGGAGATGACGGACTCCCTCCGGGCCTGGGAAAAGGTTCTGGCTCTGGCCCCCGGGGACCGGGACGCCGCGGAATGGTCGAAACGGGTGAGAAAGGAAAGCCGGCTGGAGGGGGATCTTGATTCTTCGCGGATGGGGAACTTCATCTTCCGCTACGAAACGGAAATGCCCGCGGATACGGTCGGCGATCTGGAAACCTTCCTGCATCAGGCTTACCGGGAAGTCGGTTACGACTTCAACTACTACCCCGATCGGCCCGTCGTGGTCATTCTCTATCCTCCCGATCGGTTCCGGCGCCTCCACGGCACGCCCGGATGGGTGGCGGGACTCTACGACGGCAAGATCCGTTTGCCCTCTCCCGGGGGGGAGGGGGAAGGGGAGGATTTCAAACGGATTCTATGGCATGAATATACTCACGTCGCGGTTCACGACCTCTCGGGGGGAAAAGCTCCGATCTGGCTCCAGGAAGGGCTGGCCCAATATGAGGAGAACAAAGTGATTCCGGTCGAGGGAGAGGCCGGCGCAACACCGGCCGACCCCATCCCCTGGGACCGCCTGGACGCGTCCTTTTCGTTCGCCGGCAGCGCCGCCACGGTCAGATCGGCTTACCGGCAGGCATGGTCCCTGGTTTCGTTTTTGATCGACGAATACGGTTTCTGGAGAATCAACTCCTTCCTGGAACGGCTGCAGAGCTCGAAAACCTGGAAAGAGGCGTTCGCCGATGAATTTCTGATCAGCGCCGAGGATTTTGAGGATGATTGGGAGCGTTCCCGTTAG
- a CDS encoding HEAT repeat domain-containing protein, which produces MIGSVPVSIAGAALSVFFLIGCGSGETDRDGDRRLLRRLTCQLRSDKIEEVRAATLSVTEEGIEPLFPVLFDNAFHRDPRIRFITVSAAAAAGDRAFAPVFLNALADSNSLIRTRALKGLAESEYLEAALPISDCLKDPSRQVRLGATAALGRLKALEGIPPLLERWRASGNTLEEATAWKSLREISGIDLPREISLWTRWWEPVREP; this is translated from the coding sequence ATGATTGGGAGCGTTCCCGTTAGCATCGCCGGAGCGGCTCTGTCCGTTTTTTTCCTGATCGGCTGCGGATCCGGCGAGACCGACCGCGACGGGGACCGCAGACTTCTGAGGCGCCTCACCTGCCAGCTGCGCTCCGATAAGATCGAAGAAGTGCGCGCCGCGACCCTGTCCGTCACCGAGGAGGGGATCGAGCCCCTGTTTCCGGTACTGTTCGACAACGCTTTTCACCGAGATCCCCGGATACGTTTCATCACCGTTTCCGCCGCCGCGGCGGCCGGAGATCGGGCCTTCGCTCCGGTGTTTCTCAATGCCCTCGCCGACTCCAACAGCCTGATCCGCACCCGGGCCCTCAAAGGATTGGCCGAATCCGAATATCTGGAAGCGGCGCTTCCGATCTCGGACTGTCTGAAAGACCCCAGCCGCCAGGTGCGCCTGGGCGCCACCGCCGCCCTGGGGCGCCTGAAGGCACTGGAAGGCATCCCGCCGCTTCTGGAGCGGTGGAGGGCGAGCGGGAATACCCTGGAAGAAGCCACCGCCTGGAAGTCGTTACGGGAGATCTCGGGGATCGATCTTCCCCGTGAAATTTCTCTCTGGACGCGCTGGTGGGAACCGGTACGGGAGCCCTAG
- a CDS encoding diacylglycerol kinase family lipid kinase — MEAALIVNPTSGRIRYPADIEKVEHCFRRAGEDITVLETEGPLHARELAARASERGLNPVISMGGDGTLNEVINGIAGGKTALGVIPTGISNVLALELGIPSEIRAAADVIVAGETRTIDLAEINGRFFSLMASIGLDAEACRTVNPVLKRRLKRYAFHLSGLRALFSFRPGLFRIEIDGGEVLTGASAIISNARFYGGRHVVTPEARVDDGFLDICVFSRKGAAASLRYFLGVLRKRVHEYPDVSVRRATSVRIADPGLPIQIDGDFIGFTPAEIRIHPRALTVFCPGVNKSHD, encoded by the coding sequence ATGGAAGCCGCCCTGATCGTCAACCCCACTTCGGGCCGGATCCGCTATCCCGCCGACATCGAGAAAGTCGAACACTGCTTCCGAAGAGCGGGCGAAGACATTACGGTCTTGGAGACCGAAGGCCCTCTTCACGCCCGGGAACTGGCCGCGCGGGCGTCCGAGCGCGGGTTGAACCCCGTCATCTCCATGGGCGGCGACGGAACCCTCAACGAAGTCATCAACGGGATCGCCGGCGGAAAAACGGCTCTCGGCGTCATTCCCACGGGCATCAGCAACGTATTGGCCCTGGAACTGGGCATTCCTTCGGAAATCCGCGCCGCCGCCGACGTCATCGTCGCCGGGGAGACCAGAACCATCGACCTGGCGGAAATCAACGGCCGCTTCTTCTCGCTCATGGCCAGCATCGGCCTCGACGCCGAAGCCTGCAGAACCGTCAACCCCGTTCTCAAACGACGCCTGAAACGCTACGCTTTTCATCTTTCCGGGCTCCGGGCCCTGTTCTCGTTCCGCCCCGGTCTTTTCCGGATCGAAATCGACGGAGGGGAAGTTCTGACCGGCGCCTCGGCGATAATTTCCAACGCCCGCTTTTACGGCGGCCGGCATGTCGTTACTCCCGAAGCCCGTGTCGATGACGGTTTTCTCGATATCTGCGTCTTCTCCCGAAAGGGGGCCGCCGCTTCCCTGCGTTACTTTCTGGGCGTCCTCAGGAAGCGAGTCCATGAATACCCCGACGTCTCCGTCCGCCGGGCCACGTCGGTCCGGATCGCAGACCCCGGACTCCCCATCCAGATCGACGGCGATTTCATCGGATTCACCCCCGCCGAGATCCGCATCCATCCCCGGGCCCTGACGGTTTTTTGCCCGGGGGTGAATAAATCACATGACTGA
- a CDS encoding sigma-70 family RNA polymerase sigma factor, translating into MTDRLKGTEEQDQESDAEVIAACLGGEVDRYRVLVSRYKGRVYGMVYGIVFDHGHAEDIVQEAFIRAFRSLGGFRKQSGFYTWIYRIARNLAIDSLRRRRPEFSLEENLEIFSSAAGGGLGPAGREAEREELHEQVRKAMTLLKPEHREILFLREWEGMSYREISENMHCSLGTVMSRLHYARRRLSELLERRPAGAKGKGRGGR; encoded by the coding sequence ATGACTGATCGTCTAAAAGGTACCGAGGAACAGGATCAGGAAAGCGACGCCGAGGTCATCGCCGCCTGCCTGGGCGGCGAGGTCGACCGCTATCGAGTTCTGGTCTCCAGGTACAAGGGCAGGGTATACGGTATGGTCTACGGGATCGTATTCGACCACGGTCACGCCGAGGATATCGTCCAGGAGGCGTTTATCCGGGCCTTCCGTTCGCTCGGGGGCTTCAGAAAGCAGTCCGGGTTCTATACCTGGATCTACCGGATCGCCCGCAATCTGGCGATAGACTCGCTGAGGCGCCGGCGCCCGGAATTCTCCCTGGAGGAGAACCTGGAGATCTTCTCCTCCGCCGCCGGAGGGGGCCTGGGGCCGGCGGGTCGGGAGGCCGAGCGGGAAGAATTGCACGAACAGGTGAGGAAAGCCATGACCCTCCTGAAACCCGAACATCGAGAGATCCTTTTCTTGAGGGAGTGGGAGGGCATGTCGTACCGTGAGATATCGGAAAACATGCATTGCTCCCTGGGAACCGTAATGTCCCGGCTCCATTACGCCCGCCGCAGGCTGTCCGAACTTCTGGAACGGAGGCCGGCCGGGGCGAAGGGGAAGGGCAGGGGAGGGCGGTGA
- a CDS encoding zf-HC2 domain-containing protein — protein sequence MPVCKEELIDLYLDGELDPGACGEVEEHLRGCARCRDLLAARKRQADAYRGLIAAAVEAAEEDADSVWDAVAEAICRPRRIRIIRLRVAAWAGAAAAAAAAAVLLLHPGAGTPPASSSKILSLNSPGHDITIYQPQTGFTVVWLQEQS from the coding sequence ATGCCCGTCTGTAAAGAAGAATTGATCGACCTCTATCTCGACGGCGAACTCGATCCCGGCGCTTGCGGAGAGGTCGAGGAACACCTTCGCGGCTGCGCCCGTTGCCGGGACCTGCTGGCGGCGCGAAAGCGTCAGGCGGATGCCTACCGCGGCCTCATCGCCGCCGCGGTCGAAGCCGCGGAAGAGGACGCTGATTCCGTCTGGGATGCCGTGGCGGAGGCCATATGCCGCCCCCGCCGGATCCGGATCATCCGCCTGCGCGTCGCCGCCTGGGCGGGCGCGGCGGCGGCGGCGGCCGCCGCCGCCGTTCTCCTTCTTCACCCCGGAGCGGGAACGCCCCCCGCCTCATCCAGCAAGATACTCTCCCTCAACAGCCCGGGACACGATATAACCATCTATCAACCGCAGACCGGTTTCACGGTCGTTTGGCTGCAGGAGCAATCATGA
- a CDS encoding ATP-binding protein, producing MTEALDTVKARTKTGHGHYLGLGVKLTILLVGAFVFLIVITSVFSIKQLRSSLSLGMQEMADGLGKVVGLASAYQGFFDVDNRKLNQYVESAASLRDIEYAAILDRSGRIITARGLNRDERQALETGELPVPSEEVYQTREDIVLDAPIGKLGTIVIGLSKMRLNAAENRIIGTQLKVAGLVFFFTLIVLWLVVFSITRPLSILAEQTKKIGEGNLSEPIYSQASDEVGMLARSIDEMRINIYRNIEKIGFLGHVAHELNTASGIAEAVEILKARIEHYPLWPWHLVGLALVGRNIPDKFFRYIPMLPPGDEEKFYPVGATVGVCLRDEIMATGDARTVSAETDFGRFIVARKMTTDLAIPLTVRGTLLGAVYAGFQDETARSPEFQGILQNIADDLSSTIDNIYLVEDLKFNLDQLKRAHQELKSLDDLKTEFISGVSHELRSPLMAISGYVQMMLDSKLGVLTDLQREGLEVCSKSLQRLTALIEQMLSFSSTHAHDELAFSLVDIGRVIDHCVKMEQGRARQRDIEIRVGVEPSLPPVRIDEDRIIQVFINLLDNAVKFSPDGSSIEIKARKPFQESPEKLHRIEILIRDHGRGIPPEDLDRIFDKFYQSARGVGQRFSGIGLGLSLVKKIIDQHGCDIHVESRLGSGSTFIFTLPTAEP from the coding sequence ATGACCGAAGCTCTCGACACGGTCAAAGCACGAACAAAAACCGGCCACGGGCATTACCTGGGCCTGGGGGTCAAACTCACCATTCTCCTGGTCGGCGCTTTTGTATTTCTGATCGTCATCACCAGCGTGTTCTCGATCAAACAGCTCCGCTCCTCCCTCAGTCTGGGGATGCAGGAGATGGCCGACGGTTTGGGCAAGGTGGTCGGACTGGCTTCCGCCTATCAGGGCTTCTTCGACGTCGATAACCGCAAGCTCAACCAGTACGTCGAATCCGCCGCCAGTCTCCGAGACATAGAATACGCGGCCATCCTGGACCGGTCGGGAAGGATCATCACCGCCCGCGGGCTCAACCGCGACGAGCGCCAGGCATTGGAAACCGGCGAACTGCCGGTTCCCTCCGAAGAAGTGTATCAAACCCGGGAGGACATCGTTCTCGACGCCCCCATCGGGAAGCTGGGCACCATCGTCATCGGACTCTCAAAAATGCGCCTGAACGCCGCCGAAAACCGCATTATCGGCACCCAGCTCAAAGTCGCCGGTCTGGTCTTCTTCTTCACCCTGATCGTGCTCTGGCTGGTAGTGTTTTCCATAACCCGGCCGCTCAGCATTCTGGCGGAACAGACCAAAAAAATCGGGGAAGGAAATCTTTCAGAGCCCATCTACAGCCAGGCGTCCGATGAAGTCGGGATGCTGGCCCGCAGCATCGACGAGATGCGGATCAACATCTACCGCAATATCGAGAAGATAGGGTTTCTCGGTCATGTCGCCCACGAACTGAACACCGCTTCCGGCATCGCCGAAGCCGTCGAAATTCTCAAAGCCAGAATCGAACACTATCCCCTGTGGCCCTGGCACCTGGTCGGTCTGGCGCTGGTGGGAAGGAATATCCCCGATAAGTTTTTTCGTTATATTCCCATGCTCCCTCCGGGGGACGAGGAGAAGTTCTACCCGGTGGGGGCCACCGTTGGTGTCTGCCTCCGGGATGAGATCATGGCTACGGGCGACGCCCGCACGGTCAGCGCCGAGACCGATTTCGGACGGTTTATCGTAGCCAGAAAGATGACCACGGATCTGGCCATTCCCCTCACCGTGAGGGGAACTTTGCTGGGGGCGGTCTATGCCGGTTTTCAAGACGAAACCGCCCGCTCGCCCGAGTTCCAGGGGATACTGCAAAATATCGCCGACGACCTCTCCTCCACCATCGACAACATCTACCTGGTCGAGGACCTCAAGTTCAACCTGGATCAGCTTAAGCGCGCGCATCAGGAATTGAAGTCCCTGGACGACCTCAAAACCGAATTTATCTCAGGAGTCAGCCATGAATTGCGGTCGCCCCTGATGGCGATCAGCGGCTATGTGCAGATGATGCTCGACTCCAAACTCGGGGTTCTGACCGATCTTCAGCGGGAAGGGCTGGAAGTCTGCAGCAAAAGCCTGCAGCGCCTGACGGCGTTGATCGAGCAGATGCTTTCGTTTTCTTCCACGCACGCTCATGACGAACTGGCCTTTTCGCTGGTCGACATCGGACGGGTCATCGACCACTGTGTCAAAATGGAACAGGGCAGGGCGCGGCAGCGCGATATCGAAATCAGGGTCGGCGTCGAGCCCAGTCTTCCCCCGGTCAGGATCGACGAAGATCGGATTATTCAGGTATTCATCAACCTTCTGGACAACGCCGTCAAATTCAGTCCCGACGGCAGTTCCATCGAAATCAAGGCCCGCAAACCCTTCCAGGAATCCCCGGAAAAGCTGCACCGGATCGAGATTCTCATCAGGGACCACGGCCGGGGTATCCCTCCCGAGGACCTGGACCGGATATTCGATAAATTCTACCAGTCGGCCCGCGGCGTCGGTCAGCGTTTCTCGGGTATCGGCCTCGGGCTTTCTCTGGTGAAAAAGATCATCGACCAGCATGGGTGCGATATCCACGTCGAGAGCCGCCTCGGGTCCGGTTCCACGTTCATCTTCACGCTGCCCACTGCGGAGCCATGA
- the lepB gene encoding signal peptidase I, with protein MTIIARYRVKKASRDALRSCRWILRRRRPDLSDRQIQLLEKAAGNLRESLRRGKPEETRQALNRVVNLLDGEFKGYRKSKVREYAESIFWALFVVFLLRTFVVEPFKIPTGSMEPTLLGVERVCPVCGYHGGYYDEICPRDKVELRNSRMGDRILVNKFLYGAKTPDRIPFTSTLLPYLQLPALRSPRRGDIVVFHYPEDERQDYVKRLIGFPGETLEISEGKVYVDGRPLAAKPFSKVYYTNDGPLGAAGRKVTVPYAGMRVPLSVPLPGYWRRLIASEGHRVQERGGEVLIDGTGAREYTVEGDYYFMLGDHSDNSRDSRFWGFVPERNLVGSVFMIYWPPSRWGFPR; from the coding sequence ATGACCATTATCGCGCGATATCGGGTCAAAAAGGCTTCGCGGGACGCGCTGCGCTCGTGCCGCTGGATACTGAGGCGACGCCGCCCGGACCTCTCCGACCGCCAGATTCAGCTTCTGGAAAAAGCCGCCGGGAACCTGAGGGAGTCGCTGCGCCGGGGAAAACCCGAGGAAACCCGCCAAGCGCTCAACCGGGTCGTGAATCTGCTCGACGGAGAGTTCAAGGGTTACCGCAAGAGCAAGGTCAGAGAGTACGCCGAAAGCATATTCTGGGCCCTCTTCGTGGTTTTCTTGCTCCGGACCTTCGTGGTGGAACCGTTCAAGATCCCGACCGGGTCCATGGAGCCGACCTTGCTGGGGGTGGAGCGCGTTTGTCCGGTGTGCGGTTACCACGGAGGGTACTACGACGAAATCTGTCCGCGGGACAAGGTGGAGCTCCGGAACAGCCGGATGGGCGACCGGATCCTGGTCAACAAGTTCCTCTACGGGGCCAAAACTCCGGACCGGATTCCGTTCACGTCTACGCTCCTTCCTTACCTGCAGCTTCCGGCACTGCGTTCGCCCCGCCGGGGGGATATCGTGGTCTTTCATTACCCAGAGGACGAGCGCCAGGATTACGTCAAACGACTGATCGGTTTCCCCGGCGAAACCCTCGAAATTTCGGAAGGCAAGGTCTATGTAGACGGGCGCCCCCTGGCGGCGAAACCGTTTTCCAAGGTATACTATACCAACGACGGACCGTTGGGGGCCGCCGGCCGCAAGGTCACGGTTCCCTACGCGGGAATGAGGGTGCCGTTGAGCGTTCCTCTTCCCGGTTACTGGCGGCGCTTGATCGCTTCCGAAGGGCACCGGGTGCAGGAGAGGGGAGGGGAGGTGCTGATCGACGGCACCGGCGCCCGGGAATACACCGTCGAAGGCGATTACTATTTTATGCTCGGCGACCACAGCGACAACAGCAGGGACAGCCGTTTCTGGGGTTTCGTCCCCGAGCGCAACCTGGTGGGGAGTGTTTTCATGATCTACTGGCCTCCTTCCCGGTGGGGTTTCCCCAGATAA
- a CDS encoding pitrilysin family protein codes for MSRAVLERLSCGTAVLCDRMEGMESVAVGVWVPSGGRHEPGRLQGVSHFLEHMLFKGTGRRSARQISEAIEGIGGTLNGFTSEECTCFLARVRKTHLEDAIDVLLEMVTAPRLDPAEIDKEKGVILEELRMYRDNPAYHIHEMIQSVMWAGQPLGRSLLGTPGTIAAMKREDIAAYHRRSYAPSRISVVACGALQPGEVVRLVGERMGEGSPRRLRGPVRAVFNRTRDRVAVDTRQVEQVNLAFGFPGYSRGHPDRQALILLSIILGGNMSSRLFQEVREKRGWVYSIRSETDTYRDGGALVFTAGLPPEKVGPTVKVIRRILAGIGERRISARELTRAREYYLGQKALSMEGTSSRMLWLGGNLCCADKVMTPEQVFRNINRVTSEDIVRVANRVFRPGRSCAALIGPPESAGLTPDELLPT; via the coding sequence GTGTCTAGAGCCGTACTCGAACGACTTTCCTGCGGGACCGCTGTTCTCTGCGATCGGATGGAGGGCATGGAGTCGGTGGCGGTCGGCGTCTGGGTTCCTTCCGGTGGAAGGCACGAGCCCGGGCGACTGCAGGGGGTTTCCCATTTTCTGGAGCATATGCTCTTCAAGGGGACGGGCCGCAGAAGCGCCCGGCAGATTTCGGAAGCCATCGAGGGCATCGGGGGTACCCTGAACGGGTTCACCTCGGAGGAGTGTACGTGTTTCCTCGCCCGGGTAAGAAAAACCCACCTTGAAGACGCCATCGACGTGCTGTTGGAGATGGTGACCGCTCCGCGCCTCGATCCTGCCGAAATCGACAAGGAAAAAGGGGTCATCCTCGAGGAATTGAGGATGTACCGGGACAACCCCGCATACCATATTCATGAGATGATCCAATCGGTAATGTGGGCCGGCCAGCCTCTGGGCCGGTCGCTGTTGGGAACGCCCGGCACCATCGCCGCCATGAAGCGGGAGGACATCGCGGCCTACCACCGCCGCAGTTACGCGCCTTCCCGGATATCGGTGGTGGCCTGCGGAGCTCTCCAGCCCGGCGAGGTCGTACGTTTGGTCGGCGAGCGCATGGGGGAGGGTTCTCCGCGGCGCCTCCGCGGACCGGTCCGGGCGGTCTTCAACCGGACCCGGGATCGGGTGGCGGTCGATACCCGGCAGGTCGAGCAGGTGAACCTGGCTTTCGGCTTCCCCGGCTATTCCCGCGGCCACCCCGACCGCCAGGCCCTGATTCTGCTTTCGATCATCCTCGGGGGAAACATGAGTTCCCGGCTGTTTCAGGAAGTCAGGGAAAAACGGGGATGGGTCTATTCGATCCGTTCCGAAACCGATACCTACCGCGACGGCGGCGCCCTGGTGTTCACCGCCGGTCTCCCCCCCGAAAAAGTCGGTCCCACGGTCAAGGTGATCCGCCGGATACTGGCCGGGATCGGGGAGCGGCGGATTTCCGCCCGCGAATTGACGAGGGCACGGGAATATTATCTGGGCCAGAAAGCCCTTTCGATGGAAGGGACCTCCTCGCGGATGCTCTGGCTGGGGGGGAACCTCTGTTGCGCGGACAAGGTGATGACTCCGGAGCAGGTTTTCCGAAATATCAACCGGGTCACGTCCGAGGACATCGTCAGGGTCGCCAACCGGGTGTTCCGCCCCGGGCGCTCCTGCGCCGCTCTGATCGGTCCGCCGGAGAGCGCCGGCCTGACGCCGGATGAACTGCTGCCTACCTAG